The Aeoliella mucimassa genome includes the window GTGATGCGCTACGGCCGGCAGGGCTTCGGCCAGGTGCTCGGGTCGCACATGCGCCAGGAATCCCAGCTTGCCTAGATTGACGCCCAGCACGGGGAGTTGCCGCTTGCCCATCAAGTGGGCAGTGCGGAGCATGGTTCCGTCGCCACCGAATACGACGACCATTTCGGCCGATTCGGGAATCGTTCCGTCGGTCAGGTCGAGCACTCGACCAACGACTTCCAAATGTTCGGCAACCACCGGTGCCAGGCGTTCGAGTTCCGCAGTGAGATGCGAACGGCTACCGTCGGCGATTAACACAGCGCGGGGGCGGGGGGTACTCATACGTCCTCGTTTTCATCCAATCAAGCTGGCCTGGCGAATCCTTCAAGTGTCCGGTTCCGGCGGTTCAACGGCAAGAGCACTGGCGGAAAACCCTGTTCAGTGCGGTGAACCAACTGTCGACTCCTCCAGAGAGGACTGGAGAACCGGAATAATCGGAAATCCTATTTGCTGGATGCATTATCCCGCATTTCGTGGGCTAGTCTAGCTTGATGCTTTCAATGGATCACCCAGCGACCTAATACCAAATGGCAACCATCCTTCAGCAACGAAAAATCCCCAGCGGATACGTCCACCTGGCTCCCAGCATGCTCAGGCGGCTGAGTAGCGCCCGGATCGCCGTGTATTATTGTGGGGAAGATTCGGATCATCCGGTGTTGTATCGCGACGCAGAAGTGGAGTTGGACGAAGATACCCTGAAGCGATTGATCGCCGAAAAAGGGAACAACCTGTACGTTCGCCTCAGTGACTTTCGCGACGCCTGCAACGACTTGGCCGCGTCGCTTGGCGACCTAGTGTCCGACGAAACCGTGTCGCCGGCCGATCGTTTTCAAGTGATGCAGATCGCTGTGCGGTTCGAGATTGAACGCACGCTAAAAGCAGTAGGCCCAGGCAAGTTCATCGAACTTGTGGCCAAAGTTTCGCAGCATCTTAACAGCCTGGTGACAGAGAACGAGCTGTTACCGAACGAACTGTTCGCCATAGCTCGGCACGACTCGCAAACATTCTCACACGTGACGAACGTTGCCGCCTACGCGGTGATGCTGGCCCAGCAACTCGGAATCACCGATCAGACCGAGCAACATGAGATTGCCATGGGGGCGATGCTGCACGACCTCGGTAAGCGATCAGTTCCCAAGCATATTATTACGAAGCCTGGTCGCTTGTCCGATGAGGAGAAGTCGCTCATTCGCACCCACCCGCTGCGTGGTTACGAAGAGCTGCATCCCCGAACTGACGTGACCCAAGTCCAGCGATTGATGGTGTATCAGCACCATGAGCACGTGGACGGCAGCGGCTATCCCGTCCGGATCTTGAAGAAAGAAATACATCCCTGGTCGAGATTGCTGGCCGTGGTCGACGTGTTTGATGCCCTGACCGGAAGTCGACCTTATCGACAACCGATGGCAATAAGTGAAGCGTGCGAGTTCTTGTCGGAAAGAGCGGGCAAACATTTTGATAAGGAGATGGCCTTGTTGACTAACTCCACTCGAACTGTGGAAGCCCGAGTTGGGTGAATTGATTGATGATTTTACAGCGCAAGCGGGCTTCCGTTTGTTGGTTTTCGAATACTCGGTTTTTGAGATGGCTCCCAAAGCTTTGTTTCACTCGGTACATGGTCGTTTCCGCCAAGCTTCTACGATGATAGCCCACTTCCTCTTTCCAACTCCTACGCCCCTTGCGTCGAATCTGACGAATTGCCTCGTCCCGGGGCAAAGGCTCCTCCGCAGAGTTGCCATGTTGTTTGATCTTGGCGTTGTGCTGCGGCGGAATCACCGGCTCAATGCCTTCGGATTCCAGCCCTTCATAAACC containing:
- a CDS encoding HD-GYP domain-containing protein yields the protein MATILQQRKIPSGYVHLAPSMLRRLSSARIAVYYCGEDSDHPVLYRDAEVELDEDTLKRLIAEKGNNLYVRLSDFRDACNDLAASLGDLVSDETVSPADRFQVMQIAVRFEIERTLKAVGPGKFIELVAKVSQHLNSLVTENELLPNELFAIARHDSQTFSHVTNVAAYAVMLAQQLGITDQTEQHEIAMGAMLHDLGKRSVPKHIITKPGRLSDEEKSLIRTHPLRGYEELHPRTDVTQVQRLMVYQHHEHVDGSGYPVRILKKEIHPWSRLLAVVDVFDALTGSRPYRQPMAISEACEFLSERAGKHFDKEMALLTNSTRTVEARVG